The following is a genomic window from Candidatus Methylomirabilota bacterium.
CGGGGATCGTGATCGGCCCGCCGGTGTCCTTGACCGCCCTGCCCCGCGTGAGGCCGTCGGTGGAGGCCATGGCCACCGTCCGCACCGTGCTCTCGCCCAGGTGCTGGGCGACCTCCAGCACCAGCTTCTGGGAGTACGAGAAGATGTCCTTGTTCTCGACGCCCTCCACCTCGAGGGCGTTGTAGATCGCCGGCAGCCGCCCCGGCTCGAACTCGACGTCGACCACAGGCCCGATGACCTGGACGATCTTCCCCTCACTCATGCTTCGGCTCCTTGCTTGAGCGCCTCGGCGCCGCCCACGATGTCGAGCAGCTCCTTGGTGATCTTCTCCTGACGCGCCTTGTTGTACTGGATGGTCAGCACGTCGATCATCTCGGACGCGTTCTTGGTGGCGGCCTCCATGGCGGTCATCCGGGCGCCGTATTCGCCGGCCAGAGACTCCATGAGCGCGCGGAACACCTGCGTCCGCACGTGGCGCGGAAGGAGGTCGCCCAGGATCGCCTCCGGGCTCGGCTCGTAGATGTAGTCGGCCGGCGACCCCTCGGCCCCGGCCTCCCCTCGCGGGATGGGCAGGAGCTGCTGGCGCAGGGGACGCTGGACGGCGACGGAGCGGAACTCGCTATAGACGAGGTGGACCTCGTCTACCTCGCCGTCCAGATATTGCTGCATGAAGAAGTCGGCGAGCTCCTGGGCGTGACTGAAGGCCAGGCGGTCCCAGAAGCCCACCATCTGGCGCTTGATCGCCCACGGGCGGCGCCGGTAGAAGTCGCGCCCCTTGCGGCCGACCACCACCAGCGTCACGTCGGGCTGGCGTGACTCGCGGATGAAGGGCAGCGCGTGGCGGATGATGTTCGAGTTGAAGGCGCCGGCCAGCCCCCGGTCGGCGGTGATGACGACGATCTGCCGCCGCGGCCCCTCGCGCCGCTCGAGCAGCGGATGCGGCGCGCCGTCGCTCCCCGCCGCCGACACGAGATTGCCGAGCAGCTCAGCCATCTTGCCGGCGTAAGGCCGCGCGGTCAGGATGCGCTCCTGGGCGCGGCGCAGCTTCGCCGCCGCCACCAGCTTCATGGCGCGCGTGATCTTCTGCGTGGACTGGACGGACCGGATCCGTCGCCGGATGTCCCGCAGCGTCGCCATTTACGCCGCCTTGATCCCCTTGGCCGCCACGAACTCCGCCTTGGCCTCGGTCACGGCCTTCGTGAGCTCGGCCCGCAGCGCATCGCCGATCTCCTTCTTGTCCCGGATCTCGGCGAGGATGCCGGGCTGCTTGCGCTCGAGCCAGCCGTAGAAGAACTCCTCGAATCCCCGAACGGCGTCCACCGGGAGGTCGTCCAGCAGGCCCTGCGTCCCCACGAAGATAATCGCGACCTGCTTTTCCACCGGGAGGGGCTGGTACTGCCCCTGTTTGAGGATCTCCACCATGCGCTGGCCGCGCGCGAGCTGGGCCTGGGTCGCCCGGTCGAGGTCCGAGCCGAACTGGGCGAAGGCGGCCAGCTCGCGATACTGCGCGAGGTCGAGACGGAGCTTGCCGGCCACCTGGCGCATCGCCTTGAGCTGCGCCGAGCCGCCGACCCGCGAGACCGAGAGACCGACGTTCACCGCCGGCCGGATGCCGCCATAGAAGAGGTCGCCCTCGAGGTAGATCTGGCCGTCGGTGATGGAGATGACGTTGGTCGGGATGTAGGCCGAGACGTCCCCCAGCTGGGTCTCGATGATCGGCAGCGCGGTGAGCGAGCCGGCGCCCAACGTGTCGTTGAGCTTCGCCGCGCGCTCCAGCAGGCGAGAGTGCAGATAGAAAACGTCACCGGGATACGCCTCGCGTCCGGGCGGCCGTCGGAGCAGCAGCGAGAGCTGCCGGTAGGCCGCGGCGTGCTTGGAGAGGTCGTCGTAGATGCACAGCGCGTGGCGCTTGGAGTCGCGGAAGTACTCCCCCATCGTCACCCCGGCGTAGGGAGCGATGTACTGGAGCGGCGCCGGCTCGGAGGCCGAGGCCACAACAACGGTCGTATAGCTCATCGCTCCAGCGTCTTCGAGGACCTTGACCACTTGAGCCACGGTGGAGCGCTTCTGCCCGACGGCGACATAAAAGCAGAAGACGTCCTGGCCCTTCTGGTTGATGATCGTGTCGACGGCGATCGCGGTCTTGCCGGTCCCGCGATCGCCGATGATCAGCTCGCGCTGGCCGCGCCCGATCGGGATCATCGAGTCGATCGCCTTGAGCCCGGTCTGGAGCGGCTCCTTCACCGAGCGGCGGTCCACCACGCCGGGCGCGTAGCGCTCGATCGGCCGGGCCTCCGTGGTGTTGATGGGGCCTTTGCCGTCCACCGGCTGCCCCAGCGCGTTGACGACGCGCCCGATCAGGGCCTCGCCCACGGGGACCTGGGCGATCCGGTTCGTGCGCTTGACGATGTCGCCTTCCTTGATCAGCCTGTCCTCGCCGAGGAGCACCGCCCCCACCTGATCCTGCTCGAGGTTGAGGACCATGCCCACGACGTCGCCGGGGAACTCAAGCAGCTCCCCCGCCATCGCCTTCTCCAGGCCGTAGATGCGCGCGATGCCGTCGCCGACCTCGATAACGCGGCCGACCTCCTGGAGGTCGATCTCGGCCTCGTAGCCCGCCAGCTGGCGCTTGATGAGCTCGCTGATCTCTCCCGCCTTGATCATCGCTGCCCTCTCTGTGACCTCGAATCGCCTAGCCGCGCGCGAGCCGCTCCTTCAGCCGGGCGAGCTGCCCGTCCAGGCTCCCGTCCACGATGAAGCTGTCGACCTCGGTGATGAATCCGCCGAGCAGTCGGTCGTCCACGACCTCTTCCAGCAGCACCTGCTTGCCGTTCAGCGCCCGACCGAGCCGTTGCTGGAGCTGCTCGCGCTCGCTCGGAGTCAACGGCACCGCCGTACGCACCCGAGCGCGCACCCGGCCCCGGTCCTCGTCCACCAGGTCGCGGTAGGCGGCGGCAATCGCCTGGAGATGGTCCGCCCGCCCCTGGCACGCGACCAGCGCGACGAAGTCGCGCGCCAGCGGCGAGAGCTCCAGGCGCGTTGCCAGCTCCACCGCCACGGCCTGCTTGGCCGAGGCCGACACCCAGGGCCGCGCGAAGAAGGCGTGCAACTGCGGCTCGCCTGCGACCAGTTCCGCCACCGCCTCCAGCTCGCGGGCGATGGCGTCGGTCTGGTTGCGCTCCGTGGCGAGATCGTGGAGCGCGCGCGCGTACGGCTTGGCGGCGGCCCGGCCCGACTTCACCGTGCGAGGCGGGCGATGGCGTCGTCGACGATGCGCCGGTGGTCGTCGTCGCGCAGGCTCTTCCGGATCAGCTTCTCCGCCACCGCGGTGGACAGCTCGGCCACCTCCCGGCGCAACTCTTCCCGGGCCCGGCGAATGTCGGCGTCCGTCTGCGCCTTCGCCGACTCCACGAGCCGCTGCGCTTCCTTCCGGGCGGCATCGACCAGCCGCCGCTGCTCCTCGCCCGCTTCCTTGAGGGCCTGCTGGTGGATCGCCGCCGCCTCGGCGTGGGCCTGCCGCAGGCGGGCCTCGTTCTCCTCCTGCTGGCGCGCCGCGGCGGCGCGCGCGGCCTGGGCCTCCTCCAACGCTTTCTTGATCGCCGCCGTGCGCTCTTCCATCTTGGCCAGGAACGGCCGGTAGAAGAGCCGCCAGAGGATCGCCAGCAGAATGAGGAAATTGACGAACTGGACGATCAGCGACTTGTCGAGGTTGATCAGCCCCCCGCCGTGGTCGCCTTCCTGGCTCGCCGCCCACAGCGCTTCGGGTCCCAGCACGACGACGGCGCACACGAGCCCGCCGAGCCACAGGCGTCGTCCCTGATGCATGAGGAGGTCTCCCCGTCGAGCCGCCGAATCAGATCACCGGGTCACGCACAAGCGATTGTGAAAACTATCACGCGACGCGTCGCGCGTCAACTCAACCGTGTCGCCGCTCTCAGCGCGTGATGATGCCCCCCCCGATCACGAGGTCGCCCCGGTACCAGACGACCGACTGCCCGGGCGTGACCGCCCGTTGCGGCACGTCGAAGACCACCTCCGCCGCACTGTCCGGGAGGGCGCGCACCGACGCCGGCGCCGCGGCGTGGTTGTGGCGGATCCTCGCCTCCACGCGAAGCGGCTCCCTCGGCCGCTCGCACGCGATGAAATTCACGGAGCGCGCGCTGAGGCGCGTCCGCTCCAGGTCCGCGGCGGCCCCGACGGTCACCGTGTTCGTGCCGGGATCGAGGTCAAGGACGTAGAGTGACCGGCCGGTGGCCAGCCCCAGCCCCTTCCGCTGGCCGATCGTGTAGTTCGCCAGGCCGCCGTGGGTGCCGAGCACGGTCCCGCGCCGGTCGACGATGGCGCCGGCTCGGAAGACGTCTGGATCGCGGCGCCTGAGGAAGCCGCGGTAGTCGTCATCGGGCACGAAGCAGATCTCCTGGCTCTCGGGCTTGTCCGCCGTGGCCAGCCCCAGGCGGCGCGCATAGGCCCGCACCTCATCCTTCGTCAGGTCGCCCACGGGAAAGCGCGCGGCCGCCAGCTGGGCCTGCGTGAGCGGCCACAGAAAGTCGGTCTGGTCCTTGCGGACGTCGCGCCCTCTCCAGAGCAGGTGGCGTCCCGTCGCGCCGTCGCGCGTCACCCGCGCGTAGTGTCCGGTGGCGACGGCAGTGGCGTCCCAGGCGGCAGCGCGCCGAAGGAGTGATCCGAACTTTAGTTCACTATTACAGGCCACACACGGAACAGGAGTTCGCCCGGCGCGATAGTCGTCCGCGAACCGGTCGATGACGGCCCGACCGAACTCGGCCTCGGCGTTGAGGAGATAGTGCGGAATGCCGAGCGCCCGCGCGACCCGACGGGCGTCGTCGGTCGCCTCGGTGCCGCAGCAGCTGCCGAAGCGCTGCGCGGGATCCGCGGCCTCCTGCCAGGGCCAGACGCGCAGCGTGACGCCGACGACGTCGTACCCCTGCTCCACCAGGAGCGCCGCCGCGACGGAGGAATCCACTCCCCCGCTCATGGCTACTACGATGCGCTCTCTCATCGCCTCAGACTCGGATCCCGAAAGTCGCCGCCAGACGCTCCAGCTCGTCCGGGGTCGCGTACGTGATTTCGATCCGGCCCCGACGCTCGGTGCCCCGGATCTTCACGCGCGTCATGAGCGCGCGCTGCATCGCCTCCTCGAGCGCCGCCAGCTCCACCGAGCGCCGGCGCGCCGGCGAGGGCAGCGCGCGTCGCTTCTCGACGCCCTCTTCCGTCGCCCGCACGGACCAGGAGTGGGCGAGGATCTCGTCCCTCAGCTTCAACTGTTCCGCGGGGTCCGTCAAGGAAAGCAGCGCGCGCGCGTGGCCCATCGTGAGCCGCCCGGCGCGCAGATCCTCCTGGATCGGCCGCGGCAGCCTGAGCAGTCGCAGACAGTTGGCGATCGTGCTGCGATCGCGCCCCACCCGCTGGGCGAGCTCCTCCTGGGTCCAGCCGAACTCCGTGACGATCTGCTGATACGCGTCCGCCTCCTCCATCGGGTTGAGGTCCTCCCGGAGGAGGTTCTCCACCAGCGCCAGCTCGAGACTCTCGGCGTCCGTCGCCTCCCTTACGACGGCGGGAATACGCTCGAGCCCCGCCTGGCGCGCCGCGCGCCAGCGGCGCTCGCCGGCGATGAGCTGCCAGCGACCCTCCGGCGTCCGCCGGACGACGACGGGCTGAATCATCCCCGCGCTCTTCAGCGACTTCGCCAGCTCGTCGAGCGACGCTGGATCGAAGGCCCTGCGCGGCTGCCGGGGGTTGGCGTCGATCTGATCGACTGGGATCTCTGTCAACGACTCGGTGGACGAGGAGGCCGAGCCGAGCAGCGCGTCCAGGCCGCGCCCGAGCCCACGTTTATTCATGCTGGAGGACCTCCTTCGTCAGCTCGAGGTATGCGATCGCTCCGCTGGAGCGCAGATCGTGGAGCATGACGGGCTTGCCGTGGCTCGGCGCCTCGCTGAGCCGCACGTTGCGCGGGATGACCGTCTCAAAGATCTCGCCCGGGAAATATCTCTGCACCTCGTCGCGAACCTGCAACGCGAGACTCGTCCGCCCATCGAACATCGTCAGGACGATCCCCAGGACGCGGAGCGCCGGATTCAGCCGCTCGCGGACCAGCTTGATCGTCTTGAGGAGGTGGGCAAGCCCCTCGAGCGCGTAGAACTCGCACTGGAGCGGGACGAGCACCCGATCAGCGGCCGCGAGCGCGTTGATGGTGAGCAGGCCCAACGAGGGCGGGCAATCGACAATGATGAACTCGTAGCGGGCGAGAATCGTCGTGAGGGTATCCCGTAGCCGATGCTCCCGGCGTTCCAGTCCAACGAGTTCGATCTCGGCCCCGACCAGGTCGATGTCCGAGGGCAACAGGTGAAGGGCCTGAAGACCGGTCTGGCGGACGGCCTTGTCGACGGGTTCACTGCCGAGGAGGGCGTGGTAGACCGTCGGGTTCAGGCCGGACTTCTCGACCCCCAGCCCGGTGGTCGCGTTACCTTGTGGGTCGAGGTCGACGAGGAGGGTAGGGCGCTCGGCCAGCGCGAGCCCCGCGGCGACGTTGACCGCGGTCGTGGTCTTGCCCACGCCTCCCTTCTGGTTTACGACCGCGATGGTCCTACCGATTGATCCGCCTCTTTGGTGCAAGTGCGTGAGAGCGCTTTGCGCCGGCTGACAAAGCCGTACCTCGCCGCCCACGCCTCAAGCTGACGTGGCTTGCGCAAAGCATCCAGACACGGTAGCGACGCCCCTAGTGGGCATACGGTCCATAAACCCTTCCGCCGAAGACCTGCTTCAGCCTTTCCAAAGGTTCCGGGTCCTCCTCGTGGAGCTTGACCGTAAGACACCCATCTCGGCGATCCCCGGTAAAGCTGCCTTCGCCTACGATCAGGCCAATAACATAGCCGAGGTCAAAAGCATCCATGAAAGGGGTCGGCGAAGTGTTCCACGACCAACATTACTAGTCAAGTGTATACATTTCCGTCGCGCCTCACATGTTCCACGGCCAACATTCAGGGGTTGGGCCGAGAAAGAAGAGCGAACCGTCTAACCTTTCCCGATGTGATGCCGGGGACCGTGACCCAGCGCCCTTGACGGAGGGCATGCTCACGAGGCGGACCAGACACGACGGCGACCCCCCCGGGAGCTACGAACCTCCCCGCCAGGCGAAGCGCTGCGTCAGGTCGCGCGACACACCGCATCACCACCGCGTCGAACGCCGCCAGGAATTCTTCCCCTAGGTCCTCGGCTCGGGCGTTCACAACCCGAGCCTCTGAGAGCCCGAGTTCCCTGATCGCGGTCGAAAGAAACGAAACCCGGTGCTGGAGGGGCTCGACCAAAGTCAGACGGATTTCAGATCGTACGATCTTGATCGGAAGCCCGGGTAGTCCTGCACCTGCTCCGAGATCCATCACGGCTTGAAGCTGCGGGGGGAGAACCCGAAGATAGAGGAGGCTGTCGAGGAAGAGGGTCTCGACAATCCACAAGGGATCCGTCGATCCAACAAGGCGGTGAACTGAGCCCCATTTAGTCAGTAAATACATGTAGTTACTGAACTTAGTGGACTCTGCGGGGCTCAGCGGCCGCCCGAGAATCTTTCCCGCTCCTTCGCTCAGCCTGGACTGGGCGCTCCTCACGAGAGGCTCCGGGCAACAACCACCAGTCGGCCTCTCCCTGCTCGCGCCCTCGAGAGAGCGGCCGGCCTCACGCCCCCGCGGCCTCCTTTCCGGGGCGACCTGCCCGCGACCGCTCCATCCACCACTGTTGGAGGATCTGAAGCACGTTGGACACGAACCAGTAGAGCACGAGCCCCGAGGGCAGGTTCAGGAACATGAACGTGAAGACGAACGGCATCACCAGCATCATCTTGGCCTGCCGGGGGTCGCCGGTGGTAGGCGTCATCTTCTGCTGGACGAACATCGACACGCCCATCAGGATCGGCAGCACGTAGGTCGGGTCTTGACTGGCCAGATCGCACACCCAAAGGTGGGCGCCACCGATCCCCGGCACCCAGGACGGGGCGCGGAAAAAGCAGAGAAAGGGCGCGTTCTGCAGCTCGACCGAGACGGACAGCGCGAGGTAGAGCGCATAGAAGATCGGGACCTGCGCGACCATCGGCAGGCAGCCGCCCATCGGGTTGACCTTGTACTTGCGGTAGAGCGCCAGCGTCTCCTCCTGGAGCTTACGCGGATCGCTCTTGTACTTGCTCCGCAGCTGATTGACCTGCGGCTGCAGCGTCTGCATCGCCTTCATCGACCGAATGCTCTTCACGGTCAGCGGATAGAAGAGGACCTTCGAGATGACCGTGAGGATGATGATGACGACGCCGTAGTTGCCGACGTACCGGTGGAGCCAGTTCATCAGCTTGAGAATCGGCACGCCGAGCCATTCCATGGGAAGGCCGCCATACCGGCGGGGGAGGGGAAAGCCACCGAAGTTCAAGGTGCCCTCGAGCCCGTTCGCCTCCAGCCGGTCGTACTCCTTCGGCCCGACGTACATCACCACGTGGCCCTCCCAGGCCTGGCCTGGGGTCAGGGTCGCCGTCGCGCGCGCCGCAATCGTCACGCGGTACTCACCGTTCTTGCCTCCCTCATTCCTCGTGTCGCCGGCCGCCACCAGCTTGAAGCCGGATGTCTTCGGAATGAGCGCCGCCAGATACCACGTACTGCCCAGGGCGACCCACGCCCCATCGATCACGTGCGTGCCCACAGCGGAAAGATCGTCCACCCGCTCGACCTGGCCGCCCGTCGACCACACGACTTCCGCAGGGCGCTGTCCGGAGAATCTCTCGGACGGTGCCTTCGGGGAATGCCGGAAGATCCAGGGAAGCGCGAGCGCGAAGGTCCGTGGCGACCTCGAAGGATTCTCGACACGGAGGAGCGCGTCGATGGTGTAGGTGTCGGCGCGGAATCGCAGCGTCTCGCTGATCTTGAGGCCGCCGGCCTCGCCCGTCAGCAGCAGCTCCCCGGTCGGCCGGCTCGGCTGCAGCACCAAGGCGTCGGGGCGCACGGTCATGGGCAGGGGATCGCCGGAGGTGCCCTCGGCCGGACCCACGACGAGCCCAGCCGGGCCCAGCTCTCCGATGACGACCATCGGCTTGTCACCGCGATACCTGAGCGTCCAGTCCTGTAGCTTGCCTCCCGCGCTGCTCACCACCGCGCGGTAAAGGGGCGATTCGACGGTGGCCGTCCGCTGAGGCGCGGGCGGCCCGGTGGCCTGGCGAGCAGGGGCCTCCGCCGGGCCCGGGGCGGGCGCCGGGACGATGGGCTGCCGGGCGGCGGCCGGCGCGGTCGGGGAAGGGGAGACCGGTACGGGCTCGCGGCTGGAGGTCGAGCGCTCTTGCTGTGGGCTGGGCGCAAAGAACCTCTCCTGGACCCAGAGGTACGCGACCAGCAGGAGGATGCTCAGAGCGAACGCCAGGGCAGCTCGCTTTTCCATCGTCACGCTGGGCGAGGCCGCGCGGGCGGCGGCGGGTCGTATCCTCCCGGATGAAACGGGTGACAGCGGAGCAGCCGGCGGAGCGCGAGCCAGGCGCCCCGCCGGGCTCCATGGTCGATCAGGGCCCCCCGCGCGTATTCCGAGCAGGTGGGCGCGAACCGGCAGTGCCTTCCCAGAAAGGGCGAACCGAGCAGTTGGTACGCGCCCACTGCGACCAAGGCAGCGCGTGTCGCCAGCGTCACGCGGGTGTCCTCATTCCGGGGATCGCCCCGAGCGCGTCCCGAAGTTGGGCGGTGAGTACCGGGAGTGACTCGTCGAGCGCGCCACGCTTGGCGATGACGACCAGCGTGACCCGTCCGGGGGC
Proteins encoded in this region:
- the yidD gene encoding membrane protein insertion efficiency factor YidD; translation: MTLATRAALVAVGAYQLLGSPFLGRHCRFAPTCSEYARGALIDHGARRGAWLALRRLLRCHPFHPGGYDPPPPARPRPA
- the mnmA gene encoding tRNA 2-thiouridine(34) synthase MnmA encodes the protein MRERIVVAMSGGVDSSVAAALLVEQGYDVVGVTLRVWPWQEAADPAQRFGSCCGTEATDDARRVARALGIPHYLLNAEAEFGRAVIDRFADDYRAGRTPVPCVACNSELKFGSLLRRAAAWDATAVATGHYARVTRDGATGRHLLWRGRDVRKDQTDFLWPLTQAQLAAARFPVGDLTKDEVRAYARRLGLATADKPESQEICFVPDDDYRGFLRRRDPDVFRAGAIVDRRGTVLGTHGGLANYTIGQRKGLGLATGRSLYVLDLDPGTNTVTVGAAADLERTRLSARSVNFIACERPREPLRVEARIRHNHAAAPASVRALPDSAAEVVFDVPQRAVTPGQSVVWYRGDLVIGGGIITR
- a CDS encoding ParB/RepB/Spo0J family partition protein; translated protein: MNKRGLGRGLDALLGSASSSTESLTEIPVDQIDANPRQPRRAFDPASLDELAKSLKSAGMIQPVVVRRTPEGRWQLIAGERRWRAARQAGLERIPAVVREATDAESLELALVENLLREDLNPMEEADAYQQIVTEFGWTQEELAQRVGRDRSTIANCLRLLRLPRPIQEDLRAGRLTMGHARALLSLTDPAEQLKLRDEILAHSWSVRATEEGVEKRRALPSPARRRSVELAALEEAMQRALMTRVKIRGTERRGRIEITYATPDELERLAATFGIRV
- a CDS encoding AAA family ATPase, which produces MHQRGGSIGRTIAVVNQKGGVGKTTTAVNVAAGLALAERPTLLVDLDPQGNATTGLGVEKSGLNPTVYHALLGSEPVDKAVRQTGLQALHLLPSDIDLVGAEIELVGLERREHRLRDTLTTILARYEFIIVDCPPSLGLLTINALAAADRVLVPLQCEFYALEGLAHLLKTIKLVRERLNPALRVLGIVLTMFDGRTSLALQVRDEVQRYFPGEIFETVIPRNVRLSEAPSHGKPVMLHDLRSSGAIAYLELTKEVLQHE
- the atpH gene encoding ATP synthase F1 subunit delta, encoding MKSGRAAAKPYARALHDLATERNQTDAIARELEAVAELVAGEPQLHAFFARPWVSASAKQAVAVELATRLELSPLARDFVALVACQGRADHLQAIAAAYRDLVDEDRGRVRARVRTAVPLTPSEREQLQQRLGRALNGKQVLLEEVVDDRLLGGFITEVDSFIVDGSLDGQLARLKERLARG
- the atpF gene encoding F0F1 ATP synthase subunit B, with amino-acid sequence MHQGRRLWLGGLVCAVVVLGPEALWAASQEGDHGGGLINLDKSLIVQFVNFLILLAILWRLFYRPFLAKMEERTAAIKKALEEAQAARAAAARQQEENEARLRQAHAEAAAIHQQALKEAGEEQRRLVDAARKEAQRLVESAKAQTDADIRRAREELRREVAELSTAVAEKLIRKSLRDDDHRRIVDDAIARLAR
- the atpG gene encoding ATP synthase F1 subunit gamma, which produces MATLRDIRRRIRSVQSTQKITRAMKLVAAAKLRRAQERILTARPYAGKMAELLGNLVSAAGSDGAPHPLLERREGPRRQIVVITADRGLAGAFNSNIIRHALPFIRESRQPDVTLVVVGRKGRDFYRRRPWAIKRQMVGFWDRLAFSHAQELADFFMQQYLDGEVDEVHLVYSEFRSVAVQRPLRQQLLPIPRGEAGAEGSPADYIYEPSPEAILGDLLPRHVRTQVFRALMESLAGEYGARMTAMEAATKNASEMIDVLTIQYNKARQEKITKELLDIVGGAEALKQGAEA
- the atpA gene encoding F0F1 ATP synthase subunit alpha, whose product is MIKAGEISELIKRQLAGYEAEIDLQEVGRVIEVGDGIARIYGLEKAMAGELLEFPGDVVGMVLNLEQDQVGAVLLGEDRLIKEGDIVKRTNRIAQVPVGEALIGRVVNALGQPVDGKGPINTTEARPIERYAPGVVDRRSVKEPLQTGLKAIDSMIPIGRGQRELIIGDRGTGKTAIAVDTIINQKGQDVFCFYVAVGQKRSTVAQVVKVLEDAGAMSYTTVVVASASEPAPLQYIAPYAGVTMGEYFRDSKRHALCIYDDLSKHAAAYRQLSLLLRRPPGREAYPGDVFYLHSRLLERAAKLNDTLGAGSLTALPIIETQLGDVSAYIPTNVISITDGQIYLEGDLFYGGIRPAVNVGLSVSRVGGSAQLKAMRQVAGKLRLDLAQYRELAAFAQFGSDLDRATQAQLARGQRMVEILKQGQYQPLPVEKQVAIIFVGTQGLLDDLPVDAVRGFEEFFYGWLERKQPGILAEIRDKKEIGDALRAELTKAVTEAKAEFVAAKGIKAA
- the yidC gene encoding membrane protein insertase YidC, with amino-acid sequence MEKRAALAFALSILLLVAYLWVQERFFAPSPQQERSTSSREPVPVSPSPTAPAAARQPIVPAPAPGPAEAPARQATGPPAPQRTATVESPLYRAVVSSAGGKLQDWTLRYRGDKPMVVIGELGPAGLVVGPAEGTSGDPLPMTVRPDALVLQPSRPTGELLLTGEAGGLKISETLRFRADTYTIDALLRVENPSRSPRTFALALPWIFRHSPKAPSERFSGQRPAEVVWSTGGQVERVDDLSAVGTHVIDGAWVALGSTWYLAALIPKTSGFKLVAAGDTRNEGGKNGEYRVTIAARATATLTPGQAWEGHVVMYVGPKEYDRLEANGLEGTLNFGGFPLPRRYGGLPMEWLGVPILKLMNWLHRYVGNYGVVIIILTVISKVLFYPLTVKSIRSMKAMQTLQPQVNQLRSKYKSDPRKLQEETLALYRKYKVNPMGGCLPMVAQVPIFYALYLALSVSVELQNAPFLCFFRAPSWVPGIGGAHLWVCDLASQDPTYVLPILMGVSMFVQQKMTPTTGDPRQAKMMLVMPFVFTFMFLNLPSGLVLYWFVSNVLQILQQWWMERSRAGRPGKEAAGA